In Balaenoptera musculus isolate JJ_BM4_2016_0621 chromosome 19, mBalMus1.pri.v3, whole genome shotgun sequence, one genomic interval encodes:
- the SETD6 gene encoding N-lysine methyltransferase SETD6 isoform X1, protein MCYAEDEKLSGSILSVVLGALTTPLRNTCTNCSNCAPSQPPARPSLLIQKRDFALQPDFYPEGFQLSQTKTGKGCAWLRPGSRRQGNTSSCTRRNVFYTQVGRPGLKDVLSRGRTTRCKPPLIFRVEVETNVTWSRGGNIGPASESPAPGRRKRLRGAAESRGCAPLDHGDPDEAPAGGRACGQRGPGPGGRLPELVPAGGTGAESQGGGEPAGHGGRLRHGGPGERAARGAAVRGAAGRTPIAAHLLNQRSAGARARRAAEPVGMGAAAAGAAPRAAGPGLALEPLLCAVARAGPLGAPHVLARGGAPAIAAGHRRTRGCGEGFGQHPQRVLFHRAALHGSPPRSFQPQGALSGTLPPARGSCDGLQNCLRMVATQPIPKGHEIFNTYGQMANWQLIHMYGFAEPYPDNTDDTADIQMVTVREAALQGTEVEAERLLLYERWDFLCKLEMVGEEGAFVIGWEEVLTEEELAMTLKVLCMPAEEFREFKDQDGRGDDRREEDSLTITNIPKLKASWRQLLRDSVLLTLQTYATDLKAEQDLLSNKEVYATLSWREQQALQVRYGQKMILHQLLELTN, encoded by the exons ATGTGCTACGCAGAAGATGAAAAACTGAGCGGGTCTATTCTATCAGTAGTTCTGGGAGCCCTGACCACACCACTCCGAAACACGTGCACAAACTGCTCTAATTGCGCTCCCAGCCAGCCTCCCGCGAGGCCTTCCCTTCTTATCCAGAAACGGGATTTTGCACTTCAACCGGACTTCTACCCCGAGGGGTTTCAGCTGTCACAGACCAAGACTGGGAAGGGTTGCGCCTGGCTCAGACCAGGCTCAAGGCGGCAAGGGAACACATCTTCCTGCACCCGGCGGAACGTTTTCTACACCCAAGTGGGGAGACCCGGCCTCAAGGATGTTCTCAGCAGGGGTCGTACGACCAGGTGCAAACCCCCACTCATCTTCCGCGTGGAAGTCGAAACGAACGTCACGTGGTCCCGGGGCGGGAACATAGGCCCCGCCTCTGAGAGTCCCGCCCCCGGACGCCGGAAGCGCCTGCGCGGGGCTGCGGAGTCGCGGGGTTGCGCGCCCTTGGACCATGGCGACCCAGACGAAGCGCCGGCGG GTGGCAGGGCTTGCGGACAGCGAGGACCCGGCCCCGGTGGCCGGCTTCCTGAGCTGGTGCCGGCGGGTGGGACTGGAGCTGAGTCCCAAG GTGGCGGTGAGCCGGCAGGGCACGGTGGCCGGCTACGGCATGGTGGCCCGGGAGAGCGTGCAGCCCGGGGAGCTGCTGTTCGCGGTGCCGCGGGCCGCACTCCTATCGCAGCACACCTGCTCAATCAGCGGTCTGCTGGAGCGAG AGCGAGGCGCGCTGCAGAGCCAGTCGGGATGGGTGCCGCTGCTGCTGGCGCTGCTCCACGAGCTGCAGGCCCCGGCCTCGCCCTGGAGCCCCTACTTTGCGCTGTGGCCCGAGCTGGGCCGCTTGGAGCACCCCATGTTCTG GCCAGAGGAGGAGCGCCGGCGATTGCTGCAGGGCACCGGCGTACCCGAGGCTGTGGAGAAGGATTTGGCCAGCATCCGCAGCGAGTATTATTCCATCGTGCTGCCCTTCATGGAAGCCCACCCCGATCTTTTCAGCCCCAGGGTGCGCTGTCTGGAACTCTACCGCCAGCTCGTGGCTCTTGTGATGGCCTACAG AATTGTCTTCGGATGGTGGCCACTCAGCCCATTCCTAAAGGCCATGAGATTTTCAACACTTACGGGCAAATGGCTAACTGGCAGTTGATTCACATGTATGGTTTTGCTGAACCGTATCCTGACAACACGGATGACACGGCTGACATTCAGATGGTGACGGTTCGTGAAGCAGCGTTACAGG GAACAGAAGTTGAAGCTGAAAGGCTCCTACTGTATGAACGCTGGGATTTCTTATGCAAACTGGAGATGGTAGGGGAAGAGGGAGCCTTTGTGATTGGGTGGGAGGAGGTGCTGACAGAAGAGGAACTGGCCATGACACTCAAG GTACTGTGCATGCCTGCTGAGGAGTTCAGAGAATTTAAAGACCAGGATGGACGGGGAGATGATAGAAGGGAAGAGGACAGCCTGACAATCACAAATATCCCTAAACTCAAAGCATCATGGAGACAGCTTCTTCGGGACAGCGTTTTGTTGACCCTGCAAACCTATGCCACAGACTTAAAAGCTGAGCAAGATTTACTCAGTAATAAGGAGGTCTACGCCACACTCAGCTGGAGGGAACAGCAAGCCTTACAGGTTCGTTATGGTCAGAAGATGATCTTACACCAATTGTTGGAACTGACAAATTAG
- the SETD6 gene encoding N-lysine methyltransferase SETD6 isoform X3, producing MCYAEDEKLSGSILSVVLGALTTPLRNTCTNCSNCAPSQPPARPSLLIQKRDFALQPDFYPEGFQLSQTKTGKGCAWLRPGSRRQGNTSSCTRRNVFYTQVGRPGLKDVLSRGRTTRCKPPLIFRVEVETNVTWSRGGNIGPASESPAPGRRKRLRGAAESRGCAPLDHGDPDEAPAERGALQSQSGWVPLLLALLHELQAPASPWSPYFALWPELGRLEHPMFWPEEERRRLLQGTGVPEAVEKDLASIRSEYYSIVLPFMEAHPDLFSPRVRCLELYRQLVALVMAYSFQEPLEEEEDEKEPNSPLMVPAADVLNHLANHNANLEYSPNCLRMVATQPIPKGHEIFNTYGQMANWQLIHMYGFAEPYPDNTDDTADIQMVTVREAALQGTEVEAERLLLYERWDFLCKLEMVGEEGAFVIGWEEVLTEEELAMTLKVLCMPAEEFREFKDQDGRGDDRREEDSLTITNIPKLKASWRQLLRDSVLLTLQTYATDLKAEQDLLSNKEVYATLSWREQQALQVRYGQKMILHQLLELTN from the exons ATGTGCTACGCAGAAGATGAAAAACTGAGCGGGTCTATTCTATCAGTAGTTCTGGGAGCCCTGACCACACCACTCCGAAACACGTGCACAAACTGCTCTAATTGCGCTCCCAGCCAGCCTCCCGCGAGGCCTTCCCTTCTTATCCAGAAACGGGATTTTGCACTTCAACCGGACTTCTACCCCGAGGGGTTTCAGCTGTCACAGACCAAGACTGGGAAGGGTTGCGCCTGGCTCAGACCAGGCTCAAGGCGGCAAGGGAACACATCTTCCTGCACCCGGCGGAACGTTTTCTACACCCAAGTGGGGAGACCCGGCCTCAAGGATGTTCTCAGCAGGGGTCGTACGACCAGGTGCAAACCCCCACTCATCTTCCGCGTGGAAGTCGAAACGAACGTCACGTGGTCCCGGGGCGGGAACATAGGCCCCGCCTCTGAGAGTCCCGCCCCCGGACGCCGGAAGCGCCTGCGCGGGGCTGCGGAGTCGCGGGGTTGCGCGCCCTTGGACCATGGCGACCCAGACGAAGCGCCGGCGG AGCGAGGCGCGCTGCAGAGCCAGTCGGGATGGGTGCCGCTGCTGCTGGCGCTGCTCCACGAGCTGCAGGCCCCGGCCTCGCCCTGGAGCCCCTACTTTGCGCTGTGGCCCGAGCTGGGCCGCTTGGAGCACCCCATGTTCTG GCCAGAGGAGGAGCGCCGGCGATTGCTGCAGGGCACCGGCGTACCCGAGGCTGTGGAGAAGGATTTGGCCAGCATCCGCAGCGAGTATTATTCCATCGTGCTGCCCTTCATGGAAGCCCACCCCGATCTTTTCAGCCCCAGGGTGCGCTGTCTGGAACTCTACCGCCAGCTCGTGGCTCTTGTGATGGCCTACAG CTTTCAGGAACcactggaggaagaggaggatgaaaaGGAGCCAAACTCCCCTTTGATGGTGCCTGCTGCAGACGTACTAAACCACTTAGCCAATCACAATGCCAATCTAGAATACTCTCCA AATTGTCTTCGGATGGTGGCCACTCAGCCCATTCCTAAAGGCCATGAGATTTTCAACACTTACGGGCAAATGGCTAACTGGCAGTTGATTCACATGTATGGTTTTGCTGAACCGTATCCTGACAACACGGATGACACGGCTGACATTCAGATGGTGACGGTTCGTGAAGCAGCGTTACAGG GAACAGAAGTTGAAGCTGAAAGGCTCCTACTGTATGAACGCTGGGATTTCTTATGCAAACTGGAGATGGTAGGGGAAGAGGGAGCCTTTGTGATTGGGTGGGAGGAGGTGCTGACAGAAGAGGAACTGGCCATGACACTCAAG GTACTGTGCATGCCTGCTGAGGAGTTCAGAGAATTTAAAGACCAGGATGGACGGGGAGATGATAGAAGGGAAGAGGACAGCCTGACAATCACAAATATCCCTAAACTCAAAGCATCATGGAGACAGCTTCTTCGGGACAGCGTTTTGTTGACCCTGCAAACCTATGCCACAGACTTAAAAGCTGAGCAAGATTTACTCAGTAATAAGGAGGTCTACGCCACACTCAGCTGGAGGGAACAGCAAGCCTTACAGGTTCGTTATGGTCAGAAGATGATCTTACACCAATTGTTGGAACTGACAAATTAG
- the SETD6 gene encoding N-lysine methyltransferase SETD6 isoform X7 yields MCYAEDEKLSGSILSVVLGALTTPLRNTCTNCSNCAPSQPPARPSLLIQKRDFALQPDFYPEGFQLSQTKTGKGCAWLRPGSRRQGNTSSCTRRNVFYTQVGRPGLKDVLSRGRTTRCKPPLIFRVEVETNVTWSRGGNIGPASESPAPGRRKRLRGAAESRGCAPLDHGDPDEAPAGGRACGQRGPGPGGRLPELVPAGGTGAESQERGALQSQSGWVPLLLALLHELQAPASPWSPYFALWPELGRLEHPMFCFQEPLEEEEDEKEPNSPLMVPAADVLNHLANHNANLEYSPNCLRMVATQPIPKGHEIFNTYGQMANWQLIHMYGFAEPYPDNTDDTADIQMVTVREAALQGTEVEAERLLLYERWDFLCKLEMVGEEGAFVIGWEEVLTEEELAMTLKVLCMPAEEFREFKDQDGRGDDRREEDSLTITNIPKLKASWRQLLRDSVLLTLQTYATDLKAEQDLLSNKEVYATLSWREQQALQVRYGQKMILHQLLELTN; encoded by the exons ATGTGCTACGCAGAAGATGAAAAACTGAGCGGGTCTATTCTATCAGTAGTTCTGGGAGCCCTGACCACACCACTCCGAAACACGTGCACAAACTGCTCTAATTGCGCTCCCAGCCAGCCTCCCGCGAGGCCTTCCCTTCTTATCCAGAAACGGGATTTTGCACTTCAACCGGACTTCTACCCCGAGGGGTTTCAGCTGTCACAGACCAAGACTGGGAAGGGTTGCGCCTGGCTCAGACCAGGCTCAAGGCGGCAAGGGAACACATCTTCCTGCACCCGGCGGAACGTTTTCTACACCCAAGTGGGGAGACCCGGCCTCAAGGATGTTCTCAGCAGGGGTCGTACGACCAGGTGCAAACCCCCACTCATCTTCCGCGTGGAAGTCGAAACGAACGTCACGTGGTCCCGGGGCGGGAACATAGGCCCCGCCTCTGAGAGTCCCGCCCCCGGACGCCGGAAGCGCCTGCGCGGGGCTGCGGAGTCGCGGGGTTGCGCGCCCTTGGACCATGGCGACCCAGACGAAGCGCCGGCGG GTGGCAGGGCTTGCGGACAGCGAGGACCCGGCCCCGGTGGCCGGCTTCCTGAGCTGGTGCCGGCGGGTGGGACTGGAGCTGAGTCCCAAG AGCGAGGCGCGCTGCAGAGCCAGTCGGGATGGGTGCCGCTGCTGCTGGCGCTGCTCCACGAGCTGCAGGCCCCGGCCTCGCCCTGGAGCCCCTACTTTGCGCTGTGGCCCGAGCTGGGCCGCTTGGAGCACCCCATGTTCTG CTTTCAGGAACcactggaggaagaggaggatgaaaaGGAGCCAAACTCCCCTTTGATGGTGCCTGCTGCAGACGTACTAAACCACTTAGCCAATCACAATGCCAATCTAGAATACTCTCCA AATTGTCTTCGGATGGTGGCCACTCAGCCCATTCCTAAAGGCCATGAGATTTTCAACACTTACGGGCAAATGGCTAACTGGCAGTTGATTCACATGTATGGTTTTGCTGAACCGTATCCTGACAACACGGATGACACGGCTGACATTCAGATGGTGACGGTTCGTGAAGCAGCGTTACAGG GAACAGAAGTTGAAGCTGAAAGGCTCCTACTGTATGAACGCTGGGATTTCTTATGCAAACTGGAGATGGTAGGGGAAGAGGGAGCCTTTGTGATTGGGTGGGAGGAGGTGCTGACAGAAGAGGAACTGGCCATGACACTCAAG GTACTGTGCATGCCTGCTGAGGAGTTCAGAGAATTTAAAGACCAGGATGGACGGGGAGATGATAGAAGGGAAGAGGACAGCCTGACAATCACAAATATCCCTAAACTCAAAGCATCATGGAGACAGCTTCTTCGGGACAGCGTTTTGTTGACCCTGCAAACCTATGCCACAGACTTAAAAGCTGAGCAAGATTTACTCAGTAATAAGGAGGTCTACGCCACACTCAGCTGGAGGGAACAGCAAGCCTTACAGGTTCGTTATGGTCAGAAGATGATCTTACACCAATTGTTGGAACTGACAAATTAG
- the SETD6 gene encoding N-lysine methyltransferase SETD6 isoform X4 — MCYAEDEKLSGSILSVVLGALTTPLRNTCTNCSNCAPSQPPARPSLLIQKRDFALQPDFYPEGFQLSQTKTGKGCAWLRPGSRRQGNTSSCTRRNVFYTQVGRPGLKDVLSRGRTTRCKPPLIFRVEVETNVTWSRGGNIGPASESPAPGRRKRLRGAAESRGCAPLDHGDPDEAPAGGRACGQRGPGPGGRLPELVPAGGTGAESQGGGEPAGHGGRLRHGGPGERAARGAAVRGAAGRTPIAAHLLNQRSAGARARRAAEPVGMGAAAAGAAPRAAGPGLALEPLLCAVARAGPLGAPHVLPQGALSGTLPPARGSCDGLQNCLRMVATQPIPKGHEIFNTYGQMANWQLIHMYGFAEPYPDNTDDTADIQMVTVREAALQGTEVEAERLLLYERWDFLCKLEMVGEEGAFVIGWEEVLTEEELAMTLKVLCMPAEEFREFKDQDGRGDDRREEDSLTITNIPKLKASWRQLLRDSVLLTLQTYATDLKAEQDLLSNKEVYATLSWREQQALQVRYGQKMILHQLLELTN, encoded by the exons ATGTGCTACGCAGAAGATGAAAAACTGAGCGGGTCTATTCTATCAGTAGTTCTGGGAGCCCTGACCACACCACTCCGAAACACGTGCACAAACTGCTCTAATTGCGCTCCCAGCCAGCCTCCCGCGAGGCCTTCCCTTCTTATCCAGAAACGGGATTTTGCACTTCAACCGGACTTCTACCCCGAGGGGTTTCAGCTGTCACAGACCAAGACTGGGAAGGGTTGCGCCTGGCTCAGACCAGGCTCAAGGCGGCAAGGGAACACATCTTCCTGCACCCGGCGGAACGTTTTCTACACCCAAGTGGGGAGACCCGGCCTCAAGGATGTTCTCAGCAGGGGTCGTACGACCAGGTGCAAACCCCCACTCATCTTCCGCGTGGAAGTCGAAACGAACGTCACGTGGTCCCGGGGCGGGAACATAGGCCCCGCCTCTGAGAGTCCCGCCCCCGGACGCCGGAAGCGCCTGCGCGGGGCTGCGGAGTCGCGGGGTTGCGCGCCCTTGGACCATGGCGACCCAGACGAAGCGCCGGCGG GTGGCAGGGCTTGCGGACAGCGAGGACCCGGCCCCGGTGGCCGGCTTCCTGAGCTGGTGCCGGCGGGTGGGACTGGAGCTGAGTCCCAAG GTGGCGGTGAGCCGGCAGGGCACGGTGGCCGGCTACGGCATGGTGGCCCGGGAGAGCGTGCAGCCCGGGGAGCTGCTGTTCGCGGTGCCGCGGGCCGCACTCCTATCGCAGCACACCTGCTCAATCAGCGGTCTGCTGGAGCGAG AGCGAGGCGCGCTGCAGAGCCAGTCGGGATGGGTGCCGCTGCTGCTGGCGCTGCTCCACGAGCTGCAGGCCCCGGCCTCGCCCTGGAGCCCCTACTTTGCGCTGTGGCCCGAGCTGGGCCGCTTGGAGCACCCCATGTTCTG CCCCAGGGTGCGCTGTCTGGAACTCTACCGCCAGCTCGTGGCTCTTGTGATGGCCTACAG AATTGTCTTCGGATGGTGGCCACTCAGCCCATTCCTAAAGGCCATGAGATTTTCAACACTTACGGGCAAATGGCTAACTGGCAGTTGATTCACATGTATGGTTTTGCTGAACCGTATCCTGACAACACGGATGACACGGCTGACATTCAGATGGTGACGGTTCGTGAAGCAGCGTTACAGG GAACAGAAGTTGAAGCTGAAAGGCTCCTACTGTATGAACGCTGGGATTTCTTATGCAAACTGGAGATGGTAGGGGAAGAGGGAGCCTTTGTGATTGGGTGGGAGGAGGTGCTGACAGAAGAGGAACTGGCCATGACACTCAAG GTACTGTGCATGCCTGCTGAGGAGTTCAGAGAATTTAAAGACCAGGATGGACGGGGAGATGATAGAAGGGAAGAGGACAGCCTGACAATCACAAATATCCCTAAACTCAAAGCATCATGGAGACAGCTTCTTCGGGACAGCGTTTTGTTGACCCTGCAAACCTATGCCACAGACTTAAAAGCTGAGCAAGATTTACTCAGTAATAAGGAGGTCTACGCCACACTCAGCTGGAGGGAACAGCAAGCCTTACAGGTTCGTTATGGTCAGAAGATGATCTTACACCAATTGTTGGAACTGACAAATTAG
- the SETD6 gene encoding N-lysine methyltransferase SETD6 isoform X6, with the protein MCYAEDEKLSGSILSVVLGALTTPLRNTCTNCSNCAPSQPPARPSLLIQKRDFALQPDFYPEGFQLSQTKTGKGCAWLRPGSRRQGNTSSCTRRNVFYTQVGRPGLKDVLSRGRTTRCKPPLIFRVEVETNVTWSRGGNIGPASESPAPGRRKRLRGAAESRGCAPLDHGDPDEAPAGGRACGQRGPGPGGRLPELVPAGGTGAESQGGGEPAGHGGRLRHGGPGERAARGAAVRGAAGRTPIAAHLLNQRSAGARARRAAEPVGMGAAAAGAAPRAAGPGLALEPLLCAVARAGPLGAPHVLNCLRMVATQPIPKGHEIFNTYGQMANWQLIHMYGFAEPYPDNTDDTADIQMVTVREAALQGTEVEAERLLLYERWDFLCKLEMVGEEGAFVIGWEEVLTEEELAMTLKVLCMPAEEFREFKDQDGRGDDRREEDSLTITNIPKLKASWRQLLRDSVLLTLQTYATDLKAEQDLLSNKEVYATLSWREQQALQVRYGQKMILHQLLELTN; encoded by the exons ATGTGCTACGCAGAAGATGAAAAACTGAGCGGGTCTATTCTATCAGTAGTTCTGGGAGCCCTGACCACACCACTCCGAAACACGTGCACAAACTGCTCTAATTGCGCTCCCAGCCAGCCTCCCGCGAGGCCTTCCCTTCTTATCCAGAAACGGGATTTTGCACTTCAACCGGACTTCTACCCCGAGGGGTTTCAGCTGTCACAGACCAAGACTGGGAAGGGTTGCGCCTGGCTCAGACCAGGCTCAAGGCGGCAAGGGAACACATCTTCCTGCACCCGGCGGAACGTTTTCTACACCCAAGTGGGGAGACCCGGCCTCAAGGATGTTCTCAGCAGGGGTCGTACGACCAGGTGCAAACCCCCACTCATCTTCCGCGTGGAAGTCGAAACGAACGTCACGTGGTCCCGGGGCGGGAACATAGGCCCCGCCTCTGAGAGTCCCGCCCCCGGACGCCGGAAGCGCCTGCGCGGGGCTGCGGAGTCGCGGGGTTGCGCGCCCTTGGACCATGGCGACCCAGACGAAGCGCCGGCGG GTGGCAGGGCTTGCGGACAGCGAGGACCCGGCCCCGGTGGCCGGCTTCCTGAGCTGGTGCCGGCGGGTGGGACTGGAGCTGAGTCCCAAG GTGGCGGTGAGCCGGCAGGGCACGGTGGCCGGCTACGGCATGGTGGCCCGGGAGAGCGTGCAGCCCGGGGAGCTGCTGTTCGCGGTGCCGCGGGCCGCACTCCTATCGCAGCACACCTGCTCAATCAGCGGTCTGCTGGAGCGAG AGCGAGGCGCGCTGCAGAGCCAGTCGGGATGGGTGCCGCTGCTGCTGGCGCTGCTCCACGAGCTGCAGGCCCCGGCCTCGCCCTGGAGCCCCTACTTTGCGCTGTGGCCCGAGCTGGGCCGCTTGGAGCACCCCATGTTCTG AATTGTCTTCGGATGGTGGCCACTCAGCCCATTCCTAAAGGCCATGAGATTTTCAACACTTACGGGCAAATGGCTAACTGGCAGTTGATTCACATGTATGGTTTTGCTGAACCGTATCCTGACAACACGGATGACACGGCTGACATTCAGATGGTGACGGTTCGTGAAGCAGCGTTACAGG GAACAGAAGTTGAAGCTGAAAGGCTCCTACTGTATGAACGCTGGGATTTCTTATGCAAACTGGAGATGGTAGGGGAAGAGGGAGCCTTTGTGATTGGGTGGGAGGAGGTGCTGACAGAAGAGGAACTGGCCATGACACTCAAG GTACTGTGCATGCCTGCTGAGGAGTTCAGAGAATTTAAAGACCAGGATGGACGGGGAGATGATAGAAGGGAAGAGGACAGCCTGACAATCACAAATATCCCTAAACTCAAAGCATCATGGAGACAGCTTCTTCGGGACAGCGTTTTGTTGACCCTGCAAACCTATGCCACAGACTTAAAAGCTGAGCAAGATTTACTCAGTAATAAGGAGGTCTACGCCACACTCAGCTGGAGGGAACAGCAAGCCTTACAGGTTCGTTATGGTCAGAAGATGATCTTACACCAATTGTTGGAACTGACAAATTAG
- the SETD6 gene encoding N-lysine methyltransferase SETD6 isoform X9: MCYAEDEKLSGSILSVVLGALTTPLRNTCTNCSNCAPSQPPARPSLLIQKRDFALQPDFYPEGFQLSQTKTGKGCAWLRPGSRRQGNTSSCTRRNVFYTQVGRPGLKDVLSRGRTTRCKPPLIFRVEVETNVTWSRGGNIGPASESPAPGRRKRLRGAAESRGCAPLDHGDPDEAPAGGRACGQRGPGPGGRLPELVPAGGTGAESQGGGEPAGHGGRLRHGGPGERAARGAAVRGAAGRTPIAAHLLNQRSAGARARRAAEPVGMGAAAAGAAPRAAGPGLALEPLLCAVARAGPLGAPHVLARGGAPAIAAGHRRTRGCGEGFGQHPQRVLFHRAALHGSPPRSFQPQGALSGTLPPARGSCDGLQNCLRMVATQPIPKGHEIFNTYGQMANWQLIHMYGFAEPYPDNTDDTADIQMVTVREAALQGTVHAC; encoded by the exons ATGTGCTACGCAGAAGATGAAAAACTGAGCGGGTCTATTCTATCAGTAGTTCTGGGAGCCCTGACCACACCACTCCGAAACACGTGCACAAACTGCTCTAATTGCGCTCCCAGCCAGCCTCCCGCGAGGCCTTCCCTTCTTATCCAGAAACGGGATTTTGCACTTCAACCGGACTTCTACCCCGAGGGGTTTCAGCTGTCACAGACCAAGACTGGGAAGGGTTGCGCCTGGCTCAGACCAGGCTCAAGGCGGCAAGGGAACACATCTTCCTGCACCCGGCGGAACGTTTTCTACACCCAAGTGGGGAGACCCGGCCTCAAGGATGTTCTCAGCAGGGGTCGTACGACCAGGTGCAAACCCCCACTCATCTTCCGCGTGGAAGTCGAAACGAACGTCACGTGGTCCCGGGGCGGGAACATAGGCCCCGCCTCTGAGAGTCCCGCCCCCGGACGCCGGAAGCGCCTGCGCGGGGCTGCGGAGTCGCGGGGTTGCGCGCCCTTGGACCATGGCGACCCAGACGAAGCGCCGGCGG GTGGCAGGGCTTGCGGACAGCGAGGACCCGGCCCCGGTGGCCGGCTTCCTGAGCTGGTGCCGGCGGGTGGGACTGGAGCTGAGTCCCAAG GTGGCGGTGAGCCGGCAGGGCACGGTGGCCGGCTACGGCATGGTGGCCCGGGAGAGCGTGCAGCCCGGGGAGCTGCTGTTCGCGGTGCCGCGGGCCGCACTCCTATCGCAGCACACCTGCTCAATCAGCGGTCTGCTGGAGCGAG AGCGAGGCGCGCTGCAGAGCCAGTCGGGATGGGTGCCGCTGCTGCTGGCGCTGCTCCACGAGCTGCAGGCCCCGGCCTCGCCCTGGAGCCCCTACTTTGCGCTGTGGCCCGAGCTGGGCCGCTTGGAGCACCCCATGTTCTG GCCAGAGGAGGAGCGCCGGCGATTGCTGCAGGGCACCGGCGTACCCGAGGCTGTGGAGAAGGATTTGGCCAGCATCCGCAGCGAGTATTATTCCATCGTGCTGCCCTTCATGGAAGCCCACCCCGATCTTTTCAGCCCCAGGGTGCGCTGTCTGGAACTCTACCGCCAGCTCGTGGCTCTTGTGATGGCCTACAG AATTGTCTTCGGATGGTGGCCACTCAGCCCATTCCTAAAGGCCATGAGATTTTCAACACTTACGGGCAAATGGCTAACTGGCAGTTGATTCACATGTATGGTTTTGCTGAACCGTATCCTGACAACACGGATGACACGGCTGACATTCAGATGGTGACGGTTCGTGAAGCAGCGTTACAGG GTACTGTGCATGCCTGCTGA
- the SETD6 gene encoding N-lysine methyltransferase SETD6 isoform X5: MCYAEDEKLSGSILSVVLGALTTPLRNTCTNCSNCAPSQPPARPSLLIQKRDFALQPDFYPEGFQLSQTKTGKGCAWLRPGSRRQGNTSSCTRRNVFYTQVGRPGLKDVLSRGRTTRCKPPLIFRVEVETNVTWSRGGNIGPASESPAPGRRKRLRGAAESRGCAPLDHGDPDEAPAGGRACGQRGPGPGGRLPELVPAGGTGAESQERGALQSQSGWVPLLLALLHELQAPASPWSPYFALWPELGRLEHPMFCPRVRCLELYRQLVALVMAYSFQEPLEEEEDEKEPNSPLMVPAADVLNHLANHNANLEYSPNCLRMVATQPIPKGHEIFNTYGQMANWQLIHMYGFAEPYPDNTDDTADIQMVTVREAALQGTEVEAERLLLYERWDFLCKLEMVGEEGAFVIGWEEVLTEEELAMTLKVLCMPAEEFREFKDQDGRGDDRREEDSLTITNIPKLKASWRQLLRDSVLLTLQTYATDLKAEQDLLSNKEVYATLSWREQQALQVRYGQKMILHQLLELTN, from the exons ATGTGCTACGCAGAAGATGAAAAACTGAGCGGGTCTATTCTATCAGTAGTTCTGGGAGCCCTGACCACACCACTCCGAAACACGTGCACAAACTGCTCTAATTGCGCTCCCAGCCAGCCTCCCGCGAGGCCTTCCCTTCTTATCCAGAAACGGGATTTTGCACTTCAACCGGACTTCTACCCCGAGGGGTTTCAGCTGTCACAGACCAAGACTGGGAAGGGTTGCGCCTGGCTCAGACCAGGCTCAAGGCGGCAAGGGAACACATCTTCCTGCACCCGGCGGAACGTTTTCTACACCCAAGTGGGGAGACCCGGCCTCAAGGATGTTCTCAGCAGGGGTCGTACGACCAGGTGCAAACCCCCACTCATCTTCCGCGTGGAAGTCGAAACGAACGTCACGTGGTCCCGGGGCGGGAACATAGGCCCCGCCTCTGAGAGTCCCGCCCCCGGACGCCGGAAGCGCCTGCGCGGGGCTGCGGAGTCGCGGGGTTGCGCGCCCTTGGACCATGGCGACCCAGACGAAGCGCCGGCGG GTGGCAGGGCTTGCGGACAGCGAGGACCCGGCCCCGGTGGCCGGCTTCCTGAGCTGGTGCCGGCGGGTGGGACTGGAGCTGAGTCCCAAG AGCGAGGCGCGCTGCAGAGCCAGTCGGGATGGGTGCCGCTGCTGCTGGCGCTGCTCCACGAGCTGCAGGCCCCGGCCTCGCCCTGGAGCCCCTACTTTGCGCTGTGGCCCGAGCTGGGCCGCTTGGAGCACCCCATGTTCTG CCCCAGGGTGCGCTGTCTGGAACTCTACCGCCAGCTCGTGGCTCTTGTGATGGCCTACAG CTTTCAGGAACcactggaggaagaggaggatgaaaaGGAGCCAAACTCCCCTTTGATGGTGCCTGCTGCAGACGTACTAAACCACTTAGCCAATCACAATGCCAATCTAGAATACTCTCCA AATTGTCTTCGGATGGTGGCCACTCAGCCCATTCCTAAAGGCCATGAGATTTTCAACACTTACGGGCAAATGGCTAACTGGCAGTTGATTCACATGTATGGTTTTGCTGAACCGTATCCTGACAACACGGATGACACGGCTGACATTCAGATGGTGACGGTTCGTGAAGCAGCGTTACAGG GAACAGAAGTTGAAGCTGAAAGGCTCCTACTGTATGAACGCTGGGATTTCTTATGCAAACTGGAGATGGTAGGGGAAGAGGGAGCCTTTGTGATTGGGTGGGAGGAGGTGCTGACAGAAGAGGAACTGGCCATGACACTCAAG GTACTGTGCATGCCTGCTGAGGAGTTCAGAGAATTTAAAGACCAGGATGGACGGGGAGATGATAGAAGGGAAGAGGACAGCCTGACAATCACAAATATCCCTAAACTCAAAGCATCATGGAGACAGCTTCTTCGGGACAGCGTTTTGTTGACCCTGCAAACCTATGCCACAGACTTAAAAGCTGAGCAAGATTTACTCAGTAATAAGGAGGTCTACGCCACACTCAGCTGGAGGGAACAGCAAGCCTTACAGGTTCGTTATGGTCAGAAGATGATCTTACACCAATTGTTGGAACTGACAAATTAG